The DNA sequence ACTGGTCGTATTGAGCGTGGAAAAGTTAAGGTTAACGAAGAAATTGAAGTGGTTGGTATTACTCCTACTCAGAAAACCGTAGTAACTGGTATAGAAATGTTCAACAAACAGTTAGATGAAGGAATGGCAGGGGATAATGCTGGCATACTGTTAAGGGGTCTTAAAAAAGAAGATGTGTCCCGTGGCCAGGTACTCTCTAAACCAGGTTCAATAACCCCGCATACAGAATTTGATGCGGAGGTTTATGTTTTGTCTAAAGAAGAAGGTGGCAGGCATACGCCGTTTTTCAAGGGTTACAAACCGCAATTTTACTTTAGAACAACCGATGTTACAGGGGATGTTACTTTGCCTGAGGGAACAGAAATGGTTATGCCTGGAGATACAGTTAACTTGAAAATTAAACTTATTGCCCCGATTGCTATGGAAGAAAAGCAACGCTTTGCTATTAGAGAAGGGGGAAAGACAGTAGGTGCAGGCGTTGTCACAAGAGTTATAGTATAAAAATAACCACGCCCTTGAGCTTATGGCTCAAGGGCGTGGTTATTTGAAGTTCTTTTTGTACCATTAAAATGCCAAGCAAAAAAGACAAAACACCAGAAGTAGCCCAACAACGAATTAGAATCAAATTGAGGGCTTATGATAATAAGATTATTGATAAGTCTGCCAAGCAGATCGTTGAAACGATTGAAAGAAACGGTGGCAAGGTTATTGGCCCAGTGCCATTACCGACAGAGATCCGCAAGTATACAGTCAATCGCTCCGCTTTTATAGATAAAAATTCCCGTGAACAATTTGAAATGCGTGTTCACAAAAGATTAATAGATATTTTCGGTCCCAATTCCAAAATTATAGATTCCCTAATGAATCTTAACCTACCAGCCGGTGTAGATATTGAATTGAAAATGTAATTTTCAATTCAATATCTACACCGCAACGAAGGGGTCGGGAAACAATGATGGTTTCCCGATGAGGAAGTTGGAAACCGCTTGGTTTCCAAGAGTGGGAGCGGTGCCCTAGCGAGCGAAGCGAGCGGTGGAGGGGCCCACGATGGAATAGATATTGAACTTAAGATGTAGTTAAGACATAATCGGATTCAATGGTGCCAGATGTCGTTATCGTTTATCGATGCCGACATTTGTTACTTTCTGTGAAGTAACAATATAACTTAATGGTTTTAATTTTTAATAAAACCTAATTCGCACAAACTGATTTAGCTTTTGGTTATTTTGCCCAGCTAGATCTGGGTTTTTGTTTTATGTCATTTATCCTTGGTAAAAAAATTGGAATGACCCAAATTTTTCAGGAAGATGGAACCGTAACTCCCGTAACTTTGGTTGAAGCCGGTCCAGTTACTGTTACGCAGGTAAGGGTTAAAGACAAAGATGGCTACGAAGCGGTGCAGGTCGGTTACGGTAATGACAAAAAACTTAATAAACCCAAGGGCGGACACTTAAAAGATCTCAAACCGCTCAAAGTATTAAGGGAAACAAAAGTACTGAATGATAAAAAAAGAGGTGACGAAATAGATGTTTCCGCATTTGGTATTGGTGACAAAGTAAAGGTAAGCGGTTTCTCTAAGGCCAGAGGATTTCAGGGTGTGGTCAAGAGACACGGTTTCCATGGAATGCCTGCCAGTCATGGCCATCATCACGTTTTACGCCATGGCGGTTCCATCGGCCAACGTTTTCCCCAGCATACTCTCAAGGGTATGCGCATGGCCGGACGCATGGGCGGCAAGAGAATAACAACGAGAGGATTAAAAATTTTAAATATTGATAAAGAAAATAATCTTTTGGCAATAAAGGGAGCAATTCCCGGCCGCCGAGGAACATTATTAGAAATAACAAAAATAT is a window from the Candidatus Yanofskybacteria bacterium genome containing:
- the rplC gene encoding 50S ribosomal protein L3, whose amino-acid sequence is MSFILGKKIGMTQIFQEDGTVTPVTLVEAGPVTVTQVRVKDKDGYEAVQVGYGNDKKLNKPKGGHLKDLKPLKVLRETKVLNDKKRGDEIDVSAFGIGDKVKVSGFSKARGFQGVVKRHGFHGMPASHGHHHVLRHGGSIGQRFPQHTLKGMRMAGRMGGKRITTRGLKILNIDKENNLLAIKGAIPGRRGTLLEITKI
- the rpsJ gene encoding 30S ribosomal protein S10; protein product: MPSKKDKTPEVAQQRIRIKLRAYDNKIIDKSAKQIVETIERNGGKVIGPVPLPTEIRKYTVNRSAFIDKNSREQFEMRVHKRLIDIFGPNSKIIDSLMNLNLPAGVDIELKM